Genomic segment of Iocasia fonsfrigidae:
CACCAACCAGGAGGGCAGCAATAGCAAAAAACCCAATCTGTTCATGACTGTTATAGGTATTAACTGTTCCGATATTCTGCAGATAGATAATCATCCCATAAGAGGCCAGTACTGTAGAGATAATAATAGCGATAATCCGGGTTTTTTCTACATCAATCCCGGCAGACCTGGCTACTTCCATATCCTGACCTACTGTTCTCATATCCTGTCCTAATTTTGTCTTCTTAAACCAGATAATAAATAGGCATAAACCAGTTATTACAATTATAGTTAAAACCGGGATCTTTATTCCAAAAAGGTTTAATCTAATTAAATTATCAAGGCTTTGTCTAACACCATCTAGATTAACAGCATTCCTGATTCCATATCCCCTGCTTAAGAGGATCTCATTATTAGAAACAGGAATGATATTTCCCATACCATAGAGAACAATTAACTGGTAAATACCATTCATAAAAAATCCCAACATAAGACCTGTTACCATTTCTCTACCCTTCGCCTTATTAAGGACAACACCAGCAAAATAACCAAATACAATAGCAAAAGGGGTAGCCAGTAATATGGCCAGTAATATCCCGGGGAGACCTACTATATGCCAGTCTGTAATAAAGATTAAGCCTATCTCTCCAGCCATTGCTCCTAAAACTATTCCAAAATTCATACCCATACCTGCCATTACAGGAATTAATAGAGATAAAATCAAAAAAGAATTCCTGGTCAGTCTAGTCATAACCTCATTTGCTAGAAAACTTAGGGAAAATCCTGACATAGGTGCTGCCAGTACAACTATTATAATAAACATAATTGGTACAGCATAATCAATTAAAAACTTTTTAAACGGATTTATGGCCTTTAATGTACCTTG
This window contains:
- a CDS encoding ABC transporter permease, whose product is MINQGTLKAINPFKKFLIDYAVPIMFIIIVVLAAPMSGFSLSFLANEVMTRLTRNSFLILSLLIPVMAGMGMNFGIVLGAMAGEIGLIFITDWHIVGLPGILLAILLATPFAIVFGYFAGVVLNKAKGREMVTGLMLGFFMNGIYQLIVLYGMGNIIPVSNNEILLSRGYGIRNAVNLDGVRQSLDNLIRLNLFGIKIPVLTIIVITGLCLFIIWFKKTKLGQDMRTVGQDMEVARSAGIDVEKTRIIAIIISTVLASYGMIIYLQNIGTVNTYNSHEQIGFFAIAALLVGGASVARASVFNVFVGVILFHTVFIVSPRAGKELIGSAQLGEYFRVFITYGVIAFSLALYAWKSRVEKENARKKAMILHRVSLQGDSEKSDFS